A window from Lactiplantibacillus pentosus encodes these proteins:
- a CDS encoding ABC transporter ATP-binding protein, whose amino-acid sequence MTTAIEFQHVQKDFNGQTVIPDLNLTVDQGELFVLVGTSGSGKTTSLKMINRLEPLTAGKILVNGADTTTVPVRDLRWQMGYVLQQIALFPTMTVAQNIAVIPEMKGTAKKTINQTIDELLTEVGLDPQEYRDRMPSELSGGEQQRIGILRAIAAQPDIVLMDEPFSALDPISRQQLQDLVLGLHARYHNTIVFVTHDMNEALKLGDRIGVMQHGQLVQVDTPTALAQHPVNDFVRDFFGASRAKNVYDVYVGRVGLVQGYLKTAPDVADGRIQSLDIQATLRTAFTAFTDHDYLAVTEDDHVVGYLDRQRVVAYLSQHEEVS is encoded by the coding sequence ATGACAACGGCAATTGAATTTCAGCACGTCCAAAAAGACTTTAATGGGCAAACCGTGATTCCCGATTTGAATCTAACGGTCGATCAGGGTGAACTGTTCGTCCTAGTAGGCACCTCTGGCAGTGGCAAGACGACGTCGCTTAAAATGATCAATCGTTTGGAACCCTTAACGGCCGGAAAAATACTGGTCAACGGGGCCGACACCACCACGGTACCGGTACGCGATTTACGGTGGCAGATGGGGTACGTCTTGCAACAAATCGCCCTCTTTCCAACCATGACGGTGGCACAAAACATCGCAGTGATTCCCGAAATGAAGGGGACGGCGAAGAAGACCATCAATCAAACGATTGACGAGTTATTGACGGAAGTCGGCCTGGACCCCCAAGAATACCGCGACCGGATGCCATCAGAATTATCCGGTGGTGAACAACAGCGAATCGGTATTTTGCGGGCAATCGCAGCGCAACCCGATATTGTGTTGATGGATGAACCGTTCAGTGCGCTGGACCCAATTTCGCGGCAACAATTACAAGATCTAGTCCTGGGACTACATGCGCGCTATCATAATACGATCGTCTTTGTGACCCATGATATGAACGAGGCGCTCAAATTAGGCGACCGCATTGGGGTCATGCAACATGGACAGCTCGTCCAAGTCGACACACCAACGGCACTGGCCCAACATCCGGTCAATGACTTCGTGCGGGACTTCTTCGGTGCGAGTCGTGCGAAAAACGTGTATGACGTTTACGTGGGCCGCGTCGGGCTCGTCCAAGGCTATCTCAAAACTGCGCCGGACGTGGCGGATGGCCGTATTCAGTCACTAGATATTCAGGCGACGCTGCGGACGGCCTTTACCGCCTTTACCGACCATGATTACTTGGCGGTCACGGAAGATGATCACGTGGTGGGTTACCTGGACCGACAACGAGTCGTCGCTTATCTGAGTCAGCATGAAGAAGTGTCTTAG
- a CDS encoding ABC transporter permease/substrate-binding protein, which produces MQTLIQTFMDRQSDLLTALWQHLGISLAALVIAMVIAIPLAIWVVRRPRWAEGLLQLTSVLQTIPSLALLGLLIPLVGIGTVPAVIALVIYALLPIFQNTYLGISEIDASIEEAADAFGMSRMRKLFKVELPIALPQIIAGIRTALVLIIGTATLAALIGAGGLGTFIMLGIDRNDTSLLLIGAISSALLAILLSALVRWFQTAKPRHALIVFVGILALLGGGGAYSVYANRVETITIAGKLGSEPDILINMYKQLIEAEDDHIHVTLKPNFGKTTFLFSALKNNQIDIYPEFTGSVLETLVKGNNPASQTANQTYQLAKKRLAKQEQMTYLKPMQYNNTYALAVTKKFQQEHHLKTISDLTQVESILKPGMTLEFIDRDDGLKGIKKTYGLDVTAKSMEPALRYEAISKGKINLVDAYATDSELRQYNLALLKDDKHFFPTYQGAPLMKTSFANKHPKVVQALNKLAGKISETDMQEMNYEVNVKKKSASTVAHNYLVKHGLLKEGR; this is translated from the coding sequence ATGCAGACATTAATACAGACATTTATGGATCGGCAGAGTGATTTACTCACTGCGTTGTGGCAACACTTGGGGATTTCTTTGGCCGCGCTAGTCATTGCAATGGTGATTGCGATTCCGTTGGCCATTTGGGTCGTTCGCCGACCACGGTGGGCCGAGGGGTTGTTGCAACTGACCAGTGTTTTGCAGACCATTCCGTCGCTGGCACTATTGGGATTGCTGATTCCGCTAGTCGGTATTGGCACGGTGCCCGCGGTGATTGCGCTAGTGATTTACGCGTTGTTACCAATTTTTCAAAATACTTACTTAGGGATCTCAGAGATCGACGCGTCAATTGAAGAGGCGGCCGATGCATTTGGGATGTCTCGGATGCGCAAGTTGTTCAAAGTTGAACTGCCGATTGCCTTGCCACAAATCATTGCCGGGATTCGGACCGCCTTAGTGCTCATTATCGGGACGGCGACGTTAGCGGCTTTGATTGGCGCTGGGGGTCTAGGGACGTTTATCATGCTTGGGATTGACCGTAATGATACGTCGTTGCTGTTGATTGGGGCCATTTCGTCAGCGCTATTGGCGATTCTGTTGAGTGCACTTGTGCGCTGGTTCCAGACGGCCAAGCCCCGCCATGCGCTGATTGTGTTCGTGGGTATTTTGGCGTTACTCGGTGGTGGTGGCGCGTACAGCGTTTACGCCAATCGAGTTGAAACAATTACAATTGCAGGTAAACTCGGTTCGGAGCCTGACATCTTGATCAATATGTACAAACAGTTGATTGAGGCTGAAGACGACCACATCCACGTGACCTTGAAACCGAACTTTGGTAAGACGACCTTCTTATTCAGTGCTCTGAAGAATAATCAGATCGACATTTACCCAGAATTCACTGGTTCCGTATTGGAAACTTTGGTGAAGGGCAATAATCCGGCCAGTCAAACGGCTAATCAGACTTATCAGTTAGCCAAAAAGCGGCTAGCTAAGCAGGAACAGATGACTTACTTGAAGCCGATGCAGTACAACAATACGTACGCCCTGGCCGTCACTAAGAAGTTCCAACAAGAACACCATTTGAAGACCATCAGCGATTTAACACAAGTCGAATCAATCCTCAAACCAGGGATGACACTTGAATTCATTGACCGCGATGATGGCTTGAAGGGAATCAAGAAGACGTATGGCTTGGACGTCACGGCCAAATCGATGGAACCGGCGTTGCGCTATGAAGCGATTAGCAAGGGGAAGATCAATCTGGTGGACGCCTACGCAACGGATAGTGAATTGCGACAATACAACTTGGCGCTGCTGAAGGATGATAAGCACTTCTTCCCGACGTATCAAGGGGCGCCACTCATGAAGACCAGCTTTGCTAACAAGCACCCGAAAGTCGTCCAAGCATTGAATAAGTTAGCTGGTAAGATTTCTGAAACCGATATGCAAGAGATGAACTATGAAGTCAACGTCAAAAAGAAATCGGCTTCCACAGTCGCACATAACTATCTCGTCAAACACGGCTTGTTAAAGGAGGGACGCTAA